A stretch of the Capsicum annuum cultivar UCD-10X-F1 chromosome 8, UCD10Xv1.1, whole genome shotgun sequence genome encodes the following:
- the LOC107879388 gene encoding disease resistance protein Roq1-like yields the protein MAYEQVQEASKFRSRCIYDVFLSFRGEDTRRTFTNQLYEALVDVGLRTFKDDNEIERGENIKSELDKAIHQSKGSIIVLSKNYASSSWCLDELVVILENNKNRGHVILPVFYYVDSSDVGKQSGSFAIAFARHEKKLLENSEDSQAWAKRIELWRKALKKIASLGGMTLQGQNER from the coding sequence ATGGCATATGAACAAGTTCAAGAAGCCTCCAAGTTCAGGTCTAGATGTatttatgatgttttcttgagttttagGGGTGAAGACACTCGCAGAACTTTCACCAACCAGCTCTATGAGGCTTTGGTTGATGTGGGTCTTCGTACTTTTAAGGATGACAATGAGATTGAAAGAGGAGAGAACATCAAGTCTGAACTGGATAAAGCTATCCATCAGTCAAAGGGATCAATCATTGTTTTGTCGAAAAACTATGCTTCTTCCAGCTGGTGCCTTGATGAACTTGTGGTGATCCTGGAGAACAACAAGAACAGAGGACATGTAATTCTTCCTGTTTTCTACTATGTTGATTCGTCTGATGTCGGAAAGCAATCAGGGAGCTTTGCCATAGCATTTGCTCGACATGAAAAGAAATTGCTGGAAAATTCAGAAGATAGTCAAGCATGGGCTAAGCGGATTGAATTGTGGAGGAAAGCACTGAAAAAAATTGCTAGTCTTGGGGGGATGACTTTACAGGGCCAAAATGAAAGGTAA
- the LOC107839882 gene encoding embryogenesis-associated protein EMB8 isoform X2 — protein sequence MKCAIHKSHQLHVRNMFSSTPWLCSPHLQTVFLQLFERIPACNYQRQIFKTTDGETIALDWLRNVDVKKTYKEGSDGVPSDDKTPIILVIPGLTSDSNSAYVKHLALKMTKSGWNVVVSNHRGLGGLSITVSTPSLSKDLISSS from the exons ATGAAATGCGCTATCCACAAGTCTCATCAACTACATGTGAGAAACAT GTTTTCTTCTACTCCATGGCTTTGCAGTCCTCATCTTCAGACTGTTTTTTTGCAGTTGTTTGAAAGAATACCTGCTTGCAACTATCAAAG ACAGATATTTAAAACAACTGATGGTGAGACAATTGCTCTGGATTGGCTACGGAATGTGGATG ttaaaaAAACATACAAGGAAGGTTCTGATGGAGTTCCGAGTGATGATAAAACTCCCATCATTTTGGTGATTCCTGGTTTAACAAGCGACTCTAATTCTGCT TACGTCAAGCATCTTGCTTTAAAGATGACTAAATCTGGATGGAATGTTGTCGTGAGCAATCATCGGGGTCTCGGGGGATTGTCAATAACTGTGAGTACTCCTTCCTTAAGCAAAGATTTAATCTCTTCCAGTTGA
- the LOC107839882 gene encoding embryogenesis-associated protein EMB8 isoform X1, with amino-acid sequence MDCIRLTSESPYVLLLNAAFLIPIAHYVLAFLFLLSLFLYNFVEMYFIQELFTAFRGQRVSLTFNSSCDLYQEVVSKCKMLHGRFSSTPWLCSPHLQTVFLQLFERIPACNYQRQIFKTTDGETIALDWLRNVDVKKTYKEGSDGVPSDDKTPIILVIPGLTSDSNSAYVKHLALKMTKSGWNVVVSNHRGLGGLSITVSTPSLSKDLISSS; translated from the exons ATGGATTGCATTCGGTTAACCTCTGAATCTCCATATGTTCTTCTGCTTAATGCTGCTTTCTTGATACCCATCGCTCATTATGTACTGGCATTTCTGTTTTTACTCTCTTTATTCCTTTACAATTTCGTGGAAATGTACTTCATACAAGAATTATTCACTGCATTTAGGGGACAACGTGTCTCTTTGACCTTTAATTCTTCTTGTGACCTCTATCAAGAAGTTGTTTCCAAGTGTAAAATGCTCCATGGCAG GTTTTCTTCTACTCCATGGCTTTGCAGTCCTCATCTTCAGACTGTTTTTTTGCAGTTGTTTGAAAGAATACCTGCTTGCAACTATCAAAG ACAGATATTTAAAACAACTGATGGTGAGACAATTGCTCTGGATTGGCTACGGAATGTGGATG ttaaaaAAACATACAAGGAAGGTTCTGATGGAGTTCCGAGTGATGATAAAACTCCCATCATTTTGGTGATTCCTGGTTTAACAAGCGACTCTAATTCTGCT TACGTCAAGCATCTTGCTTTAAAGATGACTAAATCTGGATGGAATGTTGTCGTGAGCAATCATCGGGGTCTCGGGGGATTGTCAATAACTGTGAGTACTCCTTCCTTAAGCAAAGATTTAATCTCTTCCAGTTGA